TGTACATCAGATTAGTGTCTTCTGGGATGACTTTTACATTTATGATGAAACAGCAACGACGTTCATGATTTTGATAAAGGAGCGGATAGAAACAAGAAAGAGTCGGTGGTTAATTTGGTTGGCAGGTGAGAACAAGTTGAATGATTTTGGTAACCATGATCGACCTTAAACAGACTAATTGTCTAGAAATGGTATATGAAGTACAATATACAGATATAAATAAGCTTATGATGTGTCATGTTGCTCTTTGAAGCCGAACAGGAACTCATATTATAGCTTGTTTGCTACTTGCACTTGGCCTAATTGGCCTAACACGAGTATCGATCGAGGCTGGAAGTCTCCGTTCTGTATTGCTTCTAGTTTACGCCATATTTTGTGGCTACATTTACCAGGTATCTGAAGCATGGAATTTTGGCACAATTTTTGAAACAAGATTCTCAAATGAGTGCTTATGAATGCTTTGTTGCAGAGTCCACCTTTTCGTTTGGGTTACATAGGGCTGGGGGAACCCTTATGCTTCGCAGCATTTGGTCCATTTGCCACCACTGCTTTTTACTTGCTTCAAAGCAGGCACCAGGTTGTTGATTAGACATATATTTGATTGAATTTGTGGTACAAATTTAAGAATACGTTAGACTTGTGAAGTTTTTCTAACAAGaacattatattatatggtttattggACTCCTACTTCAGCTTTCTTtaagattatttttaaactaTCACACCCAAATATTAAGTTGTTTCTAACCAAATTCATCCTCATCTGGATACTACCTTCTTGCTTGATGATAGTGAGCTTGCAATATCTGTGactgccatttcttcatcgttaCTTGTCGGTTTTACTACGGCCTTGATCCTCTTTTGCAGCCATTTTCATCAGGTACCCTGTCTCTTTCTGATCTCCTTATTTCAGGTATCTTTATTAACTaaacaaaatgaaaaatataggTCGAGGATGACAAGGCTGTCGGGAATTACTCCCCATTAGTAAGTTCTATGAAATATTAAACCCGGAGAATTAAATGGTTAGCTAAATGAACAAATTAAGAGATAGTGTCGGATTCAAACTCAGGTAAAGCTTGGAACTGAAGCGGGTGCAAAAGTAGTCAAAATGGCCGTGACATCGCTCTATTCTCTTTTATTTGCTCTTGGACTTGGACAAGCTCTTCCTTTCTCGTGTGTCGTAAGTCATTATCACTTCGCCAAATTATCCGTTTCATCAGTTGTATGAGACATCTTAAAGTCGTCATGTTTTCAACATTGTTTCAATATTTTTGTTACTTTTTCAACTTTATCATAGCTATCGTTCACTAGTGATAGCGTTTTCTGTTCCAGATTCTTGGTGCTTTAACATTACCGATTGGAAATTTAGTATCTTCCTTTATCGAAAGAACCACAATGTGAGAACTTTTTCCCTAAGCATAAGTTCAGATTCTTACATAATCGAAAAAATAGCAATTGCTTGAGGGACTAAAAATCCTGTACTCCGTCACTTGATGCCTCTGCTCGTGATTTGTTGGTTCTGCATTTCTTTTCGGtatgatttattttatcatTGCCTTTCGATTAATAGGACATATCAATGATCTTTATGGCGAAATACTATTGTGTGAGACTACACACTGCATTTGGAGTTGCCTTAGCTGCAGGGCTGGTGGCAGCTAGATTATTTGTTAGGAAACAGCTCCCACATGCTATTATAATCTGAATTTTGCGCCACTTTCCGGGTTTCAGTTAGTTTATTGGTACACAATCTTTTTACAAGTTTTTGGAGACAGCGCAAAACGGTTGCTCAGCAGGGCTGTCATAGTTTCGAACgaaaaatgttaaaattttgtAGTTGTAGGAAAATTTAATAGTTTCAACTGCCCCGATGAGTTTACCTTAATTTCTTTGTTAGGAATCTGAACATTGTGCTTTACCTTGCATAATTCTTTCTATATATCCCAAGCTAGCATGACAAACTGCTCAAATTCAAATGTAGAAAAAGAGTTCATTATGCTAAATCCACAAAAAAATGAATGGCAGTAGCTTGCCATTCTTTAAACAAGGCCAAAAAATGGTAGCTTTCCAAACATCCCGAACTTTGGGGCAAAAGAAAAGATTATGGCTTGTCATGGCTTCAGACGATCTACAGAAAAGCATCGTCCTGATGCATGGATATGTCTCCTGAAAAGGTTCTCTTCAGTAGGTAACATATAATTGCTCGTACGCCAAAGAAATATTCCGACTTTTTGTGGGATATGAATCTTCCATATCCATTTCCATCAACTCTCGAAGAAATAGGACAGATTGTGATTCAAGAGAATCAAAACATCTAATCTCAAAAAGATTACTCAGATTTAACTGAATAATGATCTTTTTCGGACAAGTACTGTTATTTGGGTTAATGAGATGTTATTCTTATGACATTACTCTAATTATCTATGCATCTAATAGTTCACTTTCATCCTCACACGTGGtgtccaaaaataaaatcatggaCTATACGAATAAGAATACCCAGACATGTCCATAACGAATTACCGATaataattatgttatttatatcataaattattaatttgattCTTTTACGTAAATTACATCTCGGACAAGCATGTGCATGGTGCTACAACTCACGGAATTTATTTAGTTTCTTTCTCAATTTCCAACAACCTTCGACTTGTTCGCGACTTCTATGCCAAATTCATCTGGTTATGCTTCTTTTTTATTTCAAG
This region of Primulina eburnea isolate SZY01 chromosome 14, ASM2296580v1, whole genome shotgun sequence genomic DNA includes:
- the LOC140813051 gene encoding 2-carboxy-1,4-naphthoquinone phytyltransferase, chloroplastic-like isoform X3; amino-acid sequence: MFLVPWNSSDSGEILTGIRRLKSMRLRDGFGLKCEAVYGEIPLQEKSENISKATLIWRAIKLPMYSVALIPLTVGSAVAYWQTGHCCAKRYLTLLVSSVLVIAWLNLSNDVHDFDKGADRNKKESVVNLVGSRTGTHIIACLLLALGLIGLTRVSIEAGSLRSVLLLVYAIFCGYIYQSPPFRLGYIGLGEPLCFAAFGPFATTAFYLLQSRHQVLAISVTAISSSLLVGFTTALILFCSHFHQVEDDKAVGNYSPLVKLGTEAGAKVVKMAVTSLYSLLFALGLGQALPFSCVDISMIFMAKYYCVRLHTAFGVALAAGLVAARLFVRKQLPHAIII
- the LOC140813051 gene encoding 2-carboxy-1,4-naphthoquinone phytyltransferase, chloroplastic-like isoform X1, which gives rise to MAVAGASVWNTSYVSCSLELVGFRRNTNRIYQASSCLPNAAQRLLLCTQMSFNKTGIRRLKSMRLRDGFGLKCEAVYGEIPLQEKSENISKATLIWRAIKLPMYSVALIPLTVGSAVAYWQTGHCCAKRYLTLLVSSVLVIAWLNLSNDVHDFDKGADRNKKESVVNLVGSRTGTHIIACLLLALGLIGLTRVSIEAGSLRSVLLLVYAIFCGYIYQSPPFRLGYIGLGEPLCFAAFGPFATTAFYLLQSRHQVLAISVTAISSSLLVGFTTALILFCSHFHQVEDDKAVGNYSPLVKLGTEAGAKVVKMAVTSLYSLLFALGLGQALPFSCVDISMIFMAKYYCVRLHTAFGVALAAGLVAARLFVRKQLPHAIII
- the LOC140813051 gene encoding 2-carboxy-1,4-naphthoquinone phytyltransferase, chloroplastic-like isoform X2 — its product is MAVAGASVWNTSYVSCSLELVGFRRNTNRIYQASSCLPNAAQRLLLCTQMSFNKTGIRRLKSMRLRDGFGLKCEAVYGEIPLQEKSENISKATLIWRAIKLPMYSVALIPLTVGSAVAYWQTGHCCAKRYLTLLVSSVLVIAWLNLSNDVHDFDKGADRNKKESVVNLVGSRTGTHIIACLLLALGLIGLTRVSIEAGSLRSVLLLVYAIFCGYIYQSPPFRLGYIGLGEPLCFAAFGPFATTAFYLLQSRHQVLAISVTAISSSLLVGFTTALILFCSHFHQVEDDKAVGNYSPLVKLGTEAGAKVVKMAVTSLYSLLFALGLGQALPFSCVILGALTLPIGNLVSSFIERTTM